Proteins co-encoded in one Planctomycetota bacterium genomic window:
- a CDS encoding RDD family protein yields MSRLWPILAVLLSAASADAGLHAASNDTHLFVTVPTTVETSDGSETVDVLVRRERFAEGRWQRVRKLTSSAVGLAVFRGDALVLDEAGNLRLIAPGRASAVTAPRPITALATVDGTILGNTADGPLAFDGAWAETTLVFPEPADEVAVEFAGSRYVFTPTDTGVSVQAFDASGTPVGDSTPIDFNVTPPKPPSWPVWLLLAMLAATAWGTMSLRSPPPPIAEAKVAPAGAGRRFFAGVVDIILGYPVGSYLAYTYAIDALPAGTASVVVLIGGFSLYFLLTAAVELATGRSIGKWIAGLDVVDLDGKPATLGALLTRNILRIADVWPIFPLVIVLVHPLRQRLGDAAARTMVVQRTPPVSVGPTSAPS; encoded by the coding sequence TTGAGCCGGCTGTGGCCCATCCTGGCGGTGTTGCTCTCGGCAGCATCAGCCGACGCCGGGCTGCACGCGGCGTCCAACGACACGCACCTGTTCGTCACGGTGCCGACCACGGTCGAAACATCCGACGGTTCGGAGACGGTGGACGTCTTGGTGCGGCGTGAACGGTTCGCCGAAGGGCGTTGGCAGCGCGTTCGCAAACTCACGTCGTCGGCGGTGGGTCTGGCGGTGTTTCGGGGCGATGCGTTGGTGCTCGACGAAGCGGGCAACCTTCGACTCATCGCACCGGGCCGGGCTTCGGCCGTGACCGCGCCGCGTCCGATCACCGCCTTGGCAACGGTCGATGGCACCATCCTGGGCAACACCGCCGACGGACCGCTCGCGTTCGACGGGGCGTGGGCCGAGACGACGCTTGTGTTTCCCGAACCGGCCGACGAGGTGGCGGTGGAGTTTGCGGGCAGCCGTTATGTGTTCACGCCGACCGACACCGGCGTGTCCGTACAGGCGTTCGACGCCAGCGGTACACCTGTCGGTGATTCGACGCCGATTGATTTCAACGTGACCCCGCCGAAGCCGCCGTCGTGGCCGGTGTGGTTGCTCCTGGCGATGCTCGCGGCGACGGCGTGGGGAACGATGTCGTTGCGCAGCCCACCGCCACCGATCGCCGAGGCGAAGGTCGCGCCCGCCGGGGCGGGGCGCCGGTTCTTCGCGGGTGTCGTCGACATCATCCTCGGCTATCCGGTGGGTAGCTACCTTGCGTACACGTATGCGATCGACGCGCTGCCGGCCGGGACGGCGTCGGTCGTCGTGCTCATTGGCGGTTTCAGCCTGTACTTTCTGCTCACCGCCGCGGTCGAACTGGCGACCGGGCGCTCGATCGGCAAGTGGATCGCCGGGCTCGATGTCGTCGACCTCGACGGTAAGCCCGCGACCTTGGGCGCGCTGCTCACCCGCAACATCCTTCGCATTGCCGACGTGTGGCCGATCTTCCCGTTGGTGATCGTGCTGGTGCATCCCCTGCGTCAGCGGTTGGGCGACGCGGCGGCACGGACGATGGTCGTGCAGCGCACGCCCCCGGTGTCGGTCGGGCCCACGTCCGCGCCGTCGTGA
- a CDS encoding lysylphosphatidylglycerol synthase transmembrane domain-containing protein gives MPDTPELNPPADTKARVIGWLRFALRWGIAIAGIAWVVTHLTIRDQTLVLDADNIPRDAAIIEPFDGSRFDVEYHDDGTTETVPRDRLVRGPDRGEVTVAGAPTALLGMRLREVDRQPVVEALLVRDGEVGRWIDPELATVNGRPYRLSMEQPLIQIGLRHLVADADPLLLALGMLAFPSTFLLTTVRWQKLLQGVGITLTFGRTLTLNMVGLFYSSFLLGSTGGDVIKAVYAARQTSAKGRAVISVLFDRGVGLVALIILGGSGAVYGWVTAGSDTPTGRACMQVAIISFVVLAFLLVGAFVLFHPASRDRFGIVDLLPKLPGAARTKGLIEALEDYARRPGLVAYAIALTFPVHIAVVLCGYLGGRAFGLEVTPMFYLVAVPVIILVGSIPITPQGAGVQEFFAVLLLQRQGVTVGEAFALTMFIRLAHILWYLTGGLFVLKGGYGEGKTSDDAEPDTPAAEPIPSAS, from the coding sequence GTGCCCGACACTCCCGAGCTAAACCCGCCCGCCGATACGAAAGCCCGCGTGATCGGCTGGTTGCGTTTTGCACTGCGTTGGGGCATCGCCATTGCCGGGATCGCATGGGTCGTCACCCATCTGACCATCCGCGATCAGACGCTCGTGCTCGATGCCGACAACATTCCTCGCGATGCGGCGATCATCGAGCCGTTCGATGGGTCGAGGTTCGACGTCGAGTACCACGACGACGGCACGACCGAGACGGTGCCGCGTGACCGGCTCGTGCGCGGCCCGGACCGCGGCGAAGTGACCGTTGCCGGCGCGCCGACGGCGTTGCTCGGCATGCGGCTCCGCGAGGTCGACCGCCAACCCGTCGTCGAAGCGTTGCTCGTTCGTGATGGCGAGGTGGGGCGCTGGATCGACCCGGAACTCGCCACGGTCAACGGCCGGCCATACCGCCTGTCGATGGAGCAGCCGTTGATCCAGATCGGGCTCAGGCATCTCGTCGCCGACGCCGACCCGTTGCTGCTCGCGCTGGGCATGCTCGCGTTCCCGTCGACGTTCTTGCTCACCACGGTCCGCTGGCAGAAACTGTTGCAGGGTGTGGGGATTACGCTGACGTTCGGTCGGACGCTCACGTTGAACATGGTCGGGCTGTTTTACAGTTCGTTCCTACTGGGCAGCACCGGCGGCGACGTGATCAAGGCCGTGTACGCGGCCCGGCAGACCTCGGCGAAAGGGCGTGCCGTCATCAGCGTGCTCTTCGATCGCGGCGTCGGGCTGGTCGCGCTGATCATCCTCGGCGGCAGCGGCGCGGTCTACGGCTGGGTCACCGCCGGCAGCGACACGCCCACCGGTCGGGCATGCATGCAGGTCGCGATCATCAGTTTCGTCGTACTCGCATTCCTGCTGGTCGGCGCGTTCGTGCTGTTTCATCCGGCGTCTCGCGACCGGTTCGGCATTGTCGACCTCCTGCCCAAGCTCCCGGGTGCGGCCAGGACCAAGGGGCTGATCGAAGCCCTCGAGGATTACGCCCGTCGGCCCGGGCTGGTGGCGTATGCGATCGCGCTCACGTTCCCGGTGCACATCGCCGTGGTGCTCTGCGGCTACCTCGGAGGCAGGGCGTTCGGGCTGGAAGTGACGCCGATGTTTTACCTCGTTGCGGTGCCGGTGATCATTCTCGTCGGTTCGATCCCGATCACGCCGCAGGGGGCGGGGGTGCAAGAGTTTTTCGCCGTGCTGCTGCTCCAGCGGCAGGGCGTCACCGTCGGCGAGGCGTTCGCGCTCACGATGTTCATCCGGCTCGCGCACATCCTTTGGTACCTCACCGGCGGACTGTTTGTGCTCAAGGGCGGATACGGCGAAGGCAAGACGTCGGACGATGCCGAGCCAGACACGCCGGCAGCGGAACCGATCCCCTCCGCGTCGTGA
- the ilvD gene encoding dihydroxy-acid dehydratase: MSDLPRTHSSKVTEGPSRAPHRAFFRAMGLDDEQIHRPWVGVASTWNEATPCNITLDRQARAAQRGVDTAGGTGRMFTAISVSDGIAMGHEGMKASLVSREVIADSIELMIHGHGYDAVVGVAGCDKSLPGTLMAMARLNLPSVFLYGGTILPGNFRGKPVTVQDVYEAVGAHAAGKMSDDDLYEMECVACPSAGSCGGQFTANTMACVAEALGMSLPMSGSPPAVDETRDEYAVEAGKAVMRLLADGITARDIMTRKALENGVTIAAATGGSTNIALHLPAIANELGIDFTLDDIDRISRRTPIIADLKPFGRYTALDVHEAGGIPAILKVLLDADLIHGDCLTVTGKTMAENLADVKLKDGQDVIVPASKAYSPTGGLNILRGSLCPDGSVIKTAGVKKLQHRGPAKCFDCEEDAMAAVSANKIVAGDTVIIRYEGPKGGPGMREMLGVTAAIVGQGLGYDVCMITDGRFSGATRGLMVGHAGPEAMVGGPIALVRDGDMIAVDAEAGTIELEVDDNELARRRAAFVPPPINYDGGVLWKFATLVGPASAGAVTSPARVKSLQLNEL, from the coding sequence ATGTCCGATCTGCCCCGCACGCATTCGTCGAAAGTCACCGAAGGTCCCTCCCGCGCGCCGCACCGGGCGTTTTTCCGGGCGATGGGGTTGGATGACGAACAGATTCATCGGCCTTGGGTCGGCGTGGCGAGCACGTGGAACGAGGCGACGCCGTGCAACATCACGCTCGACCGCCAAGCCCGTGCCGCCCAGCGCGGCGTCGATACGGCGGGCGGCACCGGACGAATGTTCACCGCGATCAGCGTTTCCGACGGCATCGCGATGGGCCATGAGGGGATGAAGGCGTCGCTGGTGTCGCGCGAGGTCATCGCCGACAGCATCGAGCTGATGATTCATGGTCACGGCTACGACGCGGTCGTCGGCGTGGCCGGTTGTGACAAGTCGCTGCCCGGGACGCTCATGGCGATGGCCCGGCTCAATCTGCCGAGCGTGTTCCTCTACGGCGGCACGATTCTCCCCGGCAACTTTCGCGGCAAGCCCGTCACCGTGCAGGACGTCTACGAAGCCGTCGGCGCACACGCGGCGGGCAAGATGTCCGACGACGACCTGTACGAGATGGAATGCGTGGCGTGCCCGAGCGCGGGCAGCTGCGGCGGGCAGTTCACGGCCAACACGATGGCTTGCGTCGCCGAGGCGCTGGGCATGAGCTTGCCGATGAGTGGAAGCCCGCCAGCGGTCGACGAGACCCGCGACGAGTACGCCGTCGAAGCCGGCAAGGCGGTGATGCGCCTGCTCGCCGACGGCATCACGGCACGCGACATCATGACCCGCAAGGCGTTGGAGAACGGCGTCACGATCGCCGCCGCGACCGGTGGCTCGACCAACATCGCGTTGCACCTGCCAGCCATTGCCAACGAGCTCGGCATCGACTTCACGCTCGACGACATCGACCGCATCAGCCGACGCACGCCGATCATCGCCGACCTCAAACCGTTCGGCCGATACACCGCCCTCGACGTCCACGAAGCCGGCGGCATCCCCGCGATCCTCAAGGTGCTTCTCGACGCCGATCTCATCCACGGCGATTGCCTGACCGTCACCGGCAAGACCATGGCCGAGAACCTCGCCGACGTGAAGCTCAAGGACGGTCAAGACGTGATCGTCCCGGCGTCCAAGGCGTACTCGCCGACGGGTGGCCTGAACATCTTGCGCGGCTCGCTCTGCCCCGACGGCTCGGTCATCAAGACCGCCGGCGTGAAGAAGCTCCAGCACCGCGGCCCGGCCAAGTGTTTCGACTGCGAGGAAGACGCCATGGCTGCCGTGAGCGCGAACAAAATCGTCGCTGGCGACACGGTCATCATCCGCTACGAAGGCCCCAAGGGCGGGCCCGGCATGCGCGAGATGCTCGGCGTCACCGCCGCGATCGTCGGGCAGGGTTTGGGCTACGACGTGTGCATGATCACCGACGGCCGGTTCAGCGGCGCGACGCGCGGCCTGATGGTCGGCCATGCCGGTCCCGAAGCGATGGTCGGCGGCCCGATCGCGCTGGTGCGTGACGGCGACATGATCGCCGTCGACGCCGAGGCCGGCACGATCGAGTTGGAAGTCGACGACAACGAGTTGGCCCGCCGCCGCGCGGCGTTCGTGCCGCCGCCGATCAACTACGACGGCGGCGTGCTCTGGAAGTTCGCCACCCTCGTCGGCCCCGCCAGCGCGGGGGCTGTCACCAGCCCCGCACGTGTCAAGTCCCTGCAACTCAACGAGCTGTGA
- a CDS encoding VOC family protein has product MLGLDRLLLRVQNVPAAARFWTQTFGLEAIRSDEQVALLKFKEGGEVLLHADPDLPAEGVFIRVESVRQMYEQRGELRLTFTGPPTRIARGYRATIKDPFGNVMLILDRSVDEKAAEDTRSSGALFPGVETPVTPKREVLGKLYEEVGRTADDLPYTPHFEALHERYAQHFNDPQPTRQETWRHLLNCRKAGQLPKLTEDGEKAKARLKPPPVSDDARKLLADLLGDELSRRDRLPYAPRFDEVNEAFNKAMHELGQRPVSPHQLWRMIATLAK; this is encoded by the coding sequence ATGCTCGGCCTCGATCGACTTCTGCTGCGTGTGCAAAACGTGCCGGCCGCCGCGCGGTTCTGGACGCAGACGTTCGGGCTCGAAGCCATCCGCTCCGACGAGCAGGTCGCATTGTTGAAGTTCAAGGAAGGCGGCGAGGTGTTACTCCACGCTGACCCGGACCTGCCGGCCGAAGGCGTCTTCATCCGCGTCGAATCGGTCCGACAAATGTACGAGCAACGTGGCGAACTCCGACTCACCTTCACAGGCCCCCCGACACGCATCGCCCGTGGCTACCGCGCCACGATCAAGGACCCGTTCGGAAACGTCATGCTCATCCTCGATCGCAGCGTCGACGAGAAAGCCGCCGAGGACACGCGCAGCAGCGGCGCACTTTTCCCCGGCGTCGAGACACCCGTGACGCCCAAGCGCGAGGTGCTCGGAAAGCTGTACGAGGAAGTCGGGCGCACCGCCGACGACCTGCCCTACACGCCGCACTTCGAGGCACTACACGAGCGTTACGCCCAGCACTTCAACGACCCGCAGCCCACGCGGCAGGAGACCTGGCGGCACCTGCTCAACTGCCGCAAGGCCGGCCAACTGCCCAAGCTCACCGAAGACGGCGAGAAGGCGAAGGCGCGTCTCAAGCCGCCGCCGGTGTCCGATGATGCCCGCAAGCTGCTGGCTGACCTGCTCGGCGACGAACTCAGCCGCCGCGACCGACTTCCCTACGCACCGCGTTTCGACGAAGTGAATGAGGCGTTCAACAAAGCCATGCATGAGCTTGGCCAGCGTCCGGTGAGCCCGCACCAACTCTGGCGAATGATCGCGACGCTGGCGAAATGA